The following proteins are co-located in the Vicugna pacos chromosome 3, VicPac4, whole genome shotgun sequence genome:
- the ANXA2R gene encoding annexin-2 receptor produces the protein MEQHFLQPEKEAWNCAEVEPELQLPGGSPADSGPWPLPFYPVLGESSGHRGDFNYELLSSPCRCLPFDFLPNRPSPRAWSTLEASAAQLTATGERDPAEEPDQPPTGPGDREQDSGPPSQLHLPPVAAWWSQNPLVSGCLEWIGRSLHALTCGCCRFIFGAKEP, from the coding sequence ATGGAGCAGCATTTTCTCCAGCCCGAGAAGGAGGCTTGGAATTGCGCAGAGGTGGAGCCAGAGCTGCAGCTTCCTGGCGGGAGCCCGGCAGATTCTGGGCCGTGGCCGCTTCCTTTCTACCCGGTACTGGGAGAGTCCTCAGGCCATCGCGGCGATTTCAATTACGAACTGCTTTCCAGTCCTTGTCGGTGCCTGCCCTTTGACTTCTTGCCAAACAGACCCAGTCCCAGAGCCTGGAGCACTTTGGAAGCAAGCGCAGCCCAGCTCACAGCCACAGGAGAGAGGGACCCGGCAGAGGAACCCGACCAACCCCCAACGGGACCTGGTGACAGAGAGCAGGACAGCGGGCCACCTTCGCAGCTTCACCTTCCTCCCGTCGCCGCTTGGTGGAGCCAGAACCCGCTGGTCTCCGGCTGCTTAGAGTGGATTGGTCGCTCCCTGCATGCCTTGACCTGTGGCTGCTGCAGGTTCATTTTTGGCGCTAAGGAGCCCTGA